ctccttctgcttctcttcccCTGCCTCACAAAGAGCCGTCTCTCAAGCCAGGGAGGCCCTGGCACCACCTTTTTCAGATGCTGCCCACTgtctccccctgccctgcccccggcCGACCATGGCAGGAATCTCAGGGCAGCAGCAGGAAGCCGTGGCTTTTAGTTCTAGCTCAACCACTAAGCATGTATGGCCTTGGGCATTGTCATGTCCACTGGAGGCTTGTCTTCCCATCTGTTAACTGGACTTCACTAGGCAATTTCTAAAGACACTTTGGAGGGCCAGGCATCCAGGACCAAAGCAGAGGTGGGAGCATCCGCGTCCCAGCTGGACAGCTCCGCAAGACACAGATGGGGCTGTATCCTGGGAGGGTGAAGAGGGGCCGCTGGCGCAAGCTGAGCAGTTACAAAATGAGGGGTGGCCCTCTTCCCCCTGATGGCCCTTTTCTAATCGGCTCTGTAGCCCATCCTCCCAAACCAAGAAGGATGAAGTTTCTGCCAAAAAAGACCTCACTCAGACCCTGACCTCACCCAACCTCCTATCTCACCAGAGCTGCCCTTCCCCAGGGCCATCAAGTCCCAGTTTCAGGGACCACACGAGGAAGACAGGCTCGGGGGAGGGAACGTGTGTTCATTTCGAGGACTGGTGGCTGCAGAGAAATGGCTGCAGAGAAATGGGAGAGAGAATGAGCTTAGGCACTTTCTTAGGGAAGGCAGCTGGGGTCGGAAGGGCGTGGTTTGGAGGGTGGGCGTGGGCAGGGCGCGCGGGGGCGGGGCTCAGTGGACACTAGGAGCAGGCGGCGGGGGCGGGCCCGGGGgcgggcccgggggcgggggcggggcccggccCCGGACTCGGGGCGGATTTGACGATGGTGATGACGCTGGCTGGCGCCACGAGCGCGGCCGGCCCTCGGGCCGCTGCCACTGAGCGCGCGAAGCCCTGCAGCGCCTCGCACTTGCCGCGCAGCGCGTCGAGCTCCAAGCGCATGGCGGCGTTCTCGCGCGCCAGCTTGTCCACCTCGCGCTCCAGCTCCGACTTCTGCTTCTGcagctcctccttctggcacacACGCTTCACGCGGCAGCTGGCGGCGTAGCCGCGGTTCTTGAGTGTGCGGCGCCGCTGTTTGAGCCGGGTCACCTCCTCCGCCGAGAGTCCGCGCAGGTGCCGGTTCAGCTCCCGCACTGACAGCCCCATCAACGCCTCGTCTGACAGGTGCGGTGTGTTCTCGCTCAGCTCGCGCTTGATCTGCGGGCAGCAGGTTGGGCATAGGGGGAGACTAAGGCCCAGGGTCCACCACGGGCCTGTGGTCCGTGAGCCCTGGCCTTGGAGGGCAGCAGAGGCTCTGGACGACTCCCCCTCCACCGCTAGTGTTCCCCCTTCGCCCCAGGAACACTGAGATGGTAGCTGGACTTGCTCCAAGACTCCGAAGGGGAGCAGAAATCCCGAAAGGGTAAATCTAAAACGGGCCAAACCGGGATCTGAACACAAAAGAGC
Above is a genomic segment from Phacochoerus africanus isolate WHEZ1 chromosome 7, ROS_Pafr_v1, whole genome shotgun sequence containing:
- the MAFF gene encoding transcription factor MafF isoform X2, with protein sequence MSVDPLSSKALKIKRELSENTPHLSDEALMGLSVRELNRHLRGLSAEEVTRLKQRRRTLKNRGYAASCRVKRVCQKEELQKQKSELEREVDKLARENAAMRLELDALRGKCEALQGFARSVAAARGPAALVAPASVITIVKSAPSPGPGPAPAPGPAPGPAPAACS
- the MAFF gene encoding transcription factor MafF isoform X1; protein product: MNERNPVSAGRAPFANMSVDPLSSKALKIKRELSENTPHLSDEALMGLSVRELNRHLRGLSAEEVTRLKQRRRTLKNRGYAASCRVKRVCQKEELQKQKSELEREVDKLARENAAMRLELDALRGKCEALQGFARSVAAARGPAALVAPASVITIVKSAPSPGPGPAPAPGPAPGPAPAACS